A single region of the Streptomyces sp. NBC_01262 genome encodes:
- the zapE gene encoding cell division protein ZapE, producing the protein MVVSSTVSSGSPAAAPSAGAALIALSEREPHVPADRLVAEMVPPPRFDSVRFDNYLPDPDQPSQAEAVRVLGGFAATLGGPPADARKRWFRREAPAPAGPAGVYLDGGYGVGKTHLLASLWHATHAPREQKAFGTFVELTNLVGALGFQHAVRALSGHRLVCIDEFELDDPGDTVLVSSLLAKLSDAGVRLAATSNTLPGKLGEGRFAAADFMREIQGLSARFRSLRIDGQDYRHRGLPEAPSPYAAEQVAAAASRTPGASLDDFGALLAHLARVHPSRYGALCDGVDAVFLQGVKPVADQATALRLVVLADRLYDREVPVMASGESFDRIFSEEMLAGGYRKKYFRAVSRLTALARDAKRLA; encoded by the coding sequence ATGGTTGTGTCGTCCACCGTGTCCTCCGGGTCTCCCGCCGCCGCTCCCTCCGCCGGAGCCGCGCTCATAGCCCTGTCCGAGCGCGAGCCGCACGTCCCCGCGGACCGGCTGGTCGCCGAGATGGTGCCGCCGCCGCGCTTCGACTCCGTGCGCTTCGACAACTACCTCCCGGACCCCGACCAGCCCAGCCAGGCCGAGGCCGTCCGGGTCCTGGGCGGATTCGCGGCGACCCTGGGCGGCCCGCCGGCCGACGCGCGCAAGCGCTGGTTCCGGCGCGAGGCCCCGGCGCCCGCCGGCCCCGCCGGGGTGTATCTCGACGGCGGCTACGGCGTCGGCAAGACCCACCTGCTGGCCTCCCTCTGGCACGCCACGCACGCCCCGCGCGAGCAGAAGGCCTTCGGCACCTTCGTGGAGCTGACCAACCTCGTCGGCGCCCTGGGCTTCCAGCACGCCGTACGGGCCCTCAGCGGCCACCGGCTGGTCTGCATCGACGAGTTCGAGCTCGACGACCCCGGCGACACGGTCCTGGTTTCCAGCCTGCTCGCCAAGCTCTCCGACGCCGGCGTCAGGCTCGCCGCCACGTCCAACACCCTCCCCGGCAAGCTCGGCGAGGGCCGCTTCGCCGCCGCCGACTTCATGCGCGAGATCCAGGGCCTGTCCGCCCGCTTCCGCTCCCTGCGCATCGACGGCCAGGACTACCGCCACCGCGGCCTGCCCGAAGCCCCCTCCCCGTACGCCGCCGAGCAGGTCGCCGCCGCCGCCTCGCGTACGCCCGGGGCCTCCCTGGACGACTTCGGCGCCCTCCTGGCGCACCTCGCCCGGGTCCACCCCAGCCGCTACGGGGCGCTCTGCGACGGCGTCGACGCCGTCTTCCTCCAGGGCGTCAAGCCGGTCGCCGACCAGGCCACCGCCCTGCGCCTGGTCGTCCTCGCCGACCGGCTCTACGACCGCGAGGTCCCCGTCATGGCCTCCGGCGAGTCCTTCGACCGCATCTTCAGCGAGGAGATGCTGGCCGGCGGCTACCGGAAGAAGTACTTCCGGGCCGTCTCCCGGCTGACCGCCCTCGCGCGCGACGCGAAGCGTCTGGCTTAG
- a CDS encoding VOC family protein, protein MDAEMPRLAGVHHLKLPVRDLARSEAWYARVLGYHRAAEFVEKGALTGISLDHPAGGPHFGLRQDPARAEAAAGFDYFAIGVADEKAIQTLAAHLDRLGEKHGGVIRTKVGWILPLLHDPDGHEIRFYTMTEHTPRPSGHIMRIEDGRDLIDAAR, encoded by the coding sequence ATGGATGCCGAAATGCCCCGACTTGCCGGGGTTCACCACCTGAAGCTGCCCGTGCGCGACCTCGCCCGCTCGGAGGCCTGGTACGCCCGGGTCCTCGGCTACCACCGCGCCGCCGAGTTCGTCGAGAAGGGCGCCCTCACCGGGATCTCCCTGGACCACCCCGCCGGGGGCCCGCACTTCGGGCTGCGGCAGGACCCCGCCAGGGCCGAGGCGGCCGCCGGATTCGACTACTTCGCGATCGGGGTGGCGGACGAGAAGGCGATCCAGACGCTCGCGGCGCACCTGGACCGGCTGGGCGAGAAGCACGGCGGCGTGATCCGGACGAAGGTGGGGTGGATCCTGCCGCTGCTGCACGACCCGGACGGGCACGAGATCCGCTTCTACACGATGACCGAGCACACGCCCCGGCCGAGCGGCCACATCATGCGGATCGAGGACGGCCGGGACCTGATCGACGCGGCCCGCTGA
- a CDS encoding GNAT family N-acetyltransferase: MSDLLIRPLVAGETQLFNSLSDPGLVGRALAGHDFALTDEGGEYRPEWSWVALREGTVVARAAWWAGPDDAEPIALDWFDFTDADAAVRLLRTAPLKAEYELLVPPGWRERPEVRDMAQARIDTAIVAGMEPLVERYRYTWTPDCGLPERPGRLEFRPEPDDDVILDVLRRIGEGSLDAHTRHAVATKGVDAAAREELDILLWFPSPREWWRLAYTPQGHLAGIQVPARNPNGPVVGFIGVVPEQRGHGYAYDLLVECTHDLVAYGAEGIAAATDRGNVPMAAHFAKAGYPVTQERIDLV; the protein is encoded by the coding sequence ATGTCTGATCTGCTCATCCGCCCGCTCGTCGCGGGCGAGACACAACTCTTCAACTCCCTTTCCGACCCCGGCCTGGTCGGCCGTGCCCTGGCGGGCCACGACTTCGCGCTGACCGACGAGGGCGGCGAGTACCGGCCCGAGTGGTCCTGGGTGGCGTTGCGCGAGGGCACGGTCGTCGCCCGCGCCGCCTGGTGGGCCGGGCCCGACGACGCCGAGCCGATAGCGCTGGACTGGTTCGACTTCACCGACGCCGACGCCGCCGTACGGCTGCTGCGCACGGCGCCGCTGAAGGCCGAATACGAGCTGCTGGTGCCGCCCGGCTGGCGCGAGCGGCCTGAGGTGCGCGACATGGCCCAGGCGCGTATCGACACCGCGATCGTGGCCGGTATGGAGCCGCTGGTGGAGCGCTACCGCTATACGTGGACGCCCGACTGCGGACTGCCGGAACGCCCGGGGCGGCTGGAGTTCCGGCCGGAGCCGGACGACGACGTGATCCTGGACGTGCTGCGGCGCATCGGCGAGGGCAGTCTGGACGCCCACACCCGGCACGCGGTGGCCACCAAGGGCGTGGACGCGGCGGCGCGGGAGGAGCTGGACATCCTGCTCTGGTTCCCGTCGCCGCGCGAGTGGTGGCGGCTGGCGTACACGCCGCAGGGCCACCTCGCCGGCATCCAGGTGCCGGCCCGCAATCCGAACGGGCCCGTCGTCGGGTTCATCGGCGTGGTGCCCGAGCAGCGCGGCCACGGCTACGCGTACGACCTGCTGGTCGAGTGCACGCACGACCTGGTGGCGTACGGCGCCGAGGGAATCGCCGCCGCGACGGACCGGGGCAACGTCCCGATGGCGGCGCATTTCGCGAAGGCGGGCTATCCGGTGACGCAGGAACGGATCGACCTCGTGTGA
- a CDS encoding MarR family winged helix-turn-helix transcriptional regulator yields the protein MPAEPSGELARLLSHTERRLAQRLAAVLAEEGCSVEQWRVLSIAADGQGHPMTEIAGYALLPAPSLTKLVDRMIADNLVYRRPDPTDRRRVLLHLSARGRILHERAAHRVHTDQVRLLDAIGDHGELGRTLLLLAAALDEAAPDGVPDARRAGRA from the coding sequence ATGCCCGCCGAACCGTCAGGAGAGCTCGCCCGCCTCCTCAGCCACACCGAGCGACGCCTGGCGCAACGGCTCGCGGCCGTACTGGCCGAAGAGGGCTGCTCGGTGGAGCAGTGGCGTGTTCTCTCGATCGCCGCCGACGGCCAGGGGCACCCGATGACCGAGATCGCCGGGTACGCGCTGCTGCCGGCGCCCAGCCTGACCAAGCTCGTCGACCGCATGATCGCCGACAACCTCGTCTACCGGCGTCCCGACCCCACCGACCGCCGCCGCGTCCTGCTCCACCTCTCCGCCCGTGGCCGCATCCTGCACGAACGCGCCGCTCACCGCGTCCACACCGACCAGGTCCGCCTGCTCGACGCCATCGGCGACCACGGCGAGCTCGGCCGTACGCTCCTGCTGCTCGCCGCCGCCCTGGACGAGGCGGCCCCGGACGGCGTACCGGACGCCCGTCGTGCCGGACGGGCCTGA
- a CDS encoding polyphosphate kinase 2 family protein, with protein sequence MPKKSKKHPDAAAAATDLRPLLRVAPGGPVDLSAYDTSARPGGPPGKVHARAGMAGTGSRLGELQDRLFAQSTTGDRRRLLLVLQGMDTSGKGGTVKHVLSGLNPAGCRHRAFRPPTEEERAHPFLWRVERSLPHPGEIGVFDRSHYEDVLVARVRGLVPPAVWLDRYDEINDFERKLTDDGITLVKVFLHISYEEQRARLLARLDTPRKQWKFSPSDIDDRALWPAYQEAYEDALSRCSTDAAPWYIVPADRKWYRNWAVGRLLLEHLQELDPRYPPAAFDVGKCRSLLSAT encoded by the coding sequence GTGCCGAAGAAGAGCAAGAAGCACCCGGACGCCGCTGCCGCCGCCACCGACCTGCGCCCGCTCCTGCGCGTGGCGCCCGGCGGCCCGGTCGACCTGTCCGCGTACGACACCTCCGCCCGCCCCGGCGGCCCGCCGGGCAAGGTGCACGCCCGCGCCGGGATGGCCGGCACCGGATCACGGCTGGGCGAGCTGCAGGACCGGCTCTTCGCACAGAGCACGACCGGCGACCGGCGCCGCCTGCTCCTCGTGCTCCAGGGCATGGACACCTCGGGCAAGGGCGGCACCGTCAAGCACGTCCTCAGCGGCCTCAACCCGGCGGGCTGCCGCCACCGGGCCTTCAGGCCGCCCACCGAGGAGGAGCGGGCCCACCCCTTCCTCTGGCGGGTCGAGCGCTCGCTGCCGCATCCCGGCGAGATCGGCGTCTTCGACCGCTCGCACTACGAGGACGTGCTCGTCGCCCGCGTACGCGGCCTCGTGCCGCCCGCCGTCTGGCTGGACCGCTACGACGAGATCAACGACTTCGAGCGCAAGCTCACCGACGACGGGATCACCCTCGTCAAGGTCTTCCTGCACATCAGCTACGAGGAGCAGCGGGCCCGGCTCCTCGCCCGCTTGGACACCCCGCGCAAGCAGTGGAAGTTCTCGCCGTCCGACATCGACGACCGCGCGCTCTGGCCCGCCTACCAGGAGGCGTACGAAGACGCCCTCAGCCGCTGCTCCACCGACGCCGCGCCCTGGTACATCGTCCCCGCCGACCGCAAGTGGTACCGCAACTGGGCGGTGGGCCGGCTGCTCCTGGAACACCTCCAGGAGCTCGATCCGCGCTATCCGCCCGCCGCGTTCGACGTCGGCAAATGCCGGAGCCTTCTGTCGGCGACCTAG
- a CDS encoding pyrimidine reductase family protein, whose translation MQRLFPAPAAAGAPAPADLTTLDGLADAYAYPQLRPGTPWLRANMVSSLDGAARHDGRSQPLSSDADMRVFGVLRALADAVVVGAETVRQEGYRPARAREDFRARRAAAGQAPAPAVAVVSSALDLDFSLPLFTEPLTPTLVLTGADAPADRVTAAEKAGALVVVAGEGTRVDPARAVRELAARGLTRLLAEGGPRLLAQFAAAGALDELCLTLAPLVTAGDAMRIMHGPGPGLTEPERFTPVAILEEDGFLFTRYARHTGG comes from the coding sequence ATGCAGCGCCTCTTCCCGGCACCGGCCGCCGCCGGAGCCCCCGCACCGGCCGACCTGACCACGTTGGACGGTCTCGCGGACGCGTACGCCTATCCGCAACTGCGGCCCGGCACGCCGTGGCTGCGGGCGAACATGGTGTCCTCGCTGGACGGCGCGGCCCGGCACGACGGCCGGTCGCAGCCGCTGTCCTCGGACGCCGACATGCGGGTCTTCGGCGTACTGCGGGCCCTCGCGGACGCGGTCGTCGTGGGCGCGGAAACGGTACGCCAGGAGGGTTACCGGCCTGCTCGGGCCCGTGAGGACTTCCGGGCCCGCCGCGCCGCCGCCGGACAGGCCCCGGCCCCGGCCGTCGCGGTGGTCAGCTCGGCCCTGGACCTGGACTTCTCCCTGCCGCTGTTCACCGAGCCGCTCACCCCGACCCTGGTCCTCACCGGCGCCGACGCCCCCGCCGACCGCGTGACCGCCGCCGAGAAGGCCGGCGCCCTGGTCGTCGTCGCCGGCGAGGGGACCCGCGTGGACCCGGCCCGCGCGGTGCGCGAGCTGGCCGCGCGGGGCCTGACCCGGCTGCTGGCCGAGGGCGGCCCGAGGCTGCTCGCCCAGTTCGCGGCGGCCGGCGCTCTCGACGAGCTGTGCCTGACGCTGGCCCCGCTGGTCACCGCCGGCGACGCGATGCGGATCATGCACGGCCCCGGCCCCGGTCTCACCGAGCCGGAACGATTCACCCCCGTCGCGATCCTGGAGGAGGACGGCTTCCTGTTCACGCGCTACGCCCGCCACACGGGCGGCTGA
- a CDS encoding DUF1707 and FHA domain-containing protein, whose protein sequence is MTSYEFETSPARLSDAERERVIVMLREGAVDGRLSHDTFVRRMSLALAARERGELRVLTADLPPARGRFSRLLLRAVGKVSAFNVTLRAAWRAERLPPLVLPEPGSEPGVWSYPLRIGRDVANGLRLSDSSSSRMHAELRYEAHGWVLRDLGSMNGTFVNGRRVIGAVTVRAGDEVTFGRMSFRLAADAGPRRRG, encoded by the coding sequence GTGACGTCGTACGAGTTCGAGACCTCACCCGCTCGGCTGTCGGACGCCGAGCGGGAGCGCGTCATCGTCATGCTCCGCGAGGGGGCGGTCGACGGGCGGCTGTCACATGACACCTTCGTCCGCCGGATGAGCCTGGCGCTGGCCGCGCGCGAGCGCGGTGAGCTGCGGGTGCTCACCGCCGATCTGCCGCCCGCGCGGGGCCGGTTCTCCCGCCTGCTGCTGCGGGCGGTGGGCAAGGTCTCGGCCTTCAACGTGACGCTGCGCGCGGCGTGGCGGGCGGAGCGGCTGCCGCCGTTGGTGCTGCCGGAGCCGGGGTCGGAGCCGGGGGTGTGGTCGTATCCGCTGCGGATAGGGCGGGATGTGGCCAACGGCCTGCGGCTGAGCGACAGTTCGTCCTCCCGTATGCACGCGGAGCTGCGCTATGAGGCGCACGGCTGGGTGCTGCGCGACCTCGGCTCGATGAACGGCACGTTCGTCAACGGGCGGCGGGTGATCGGGGCGGTGACCGTCCGGGCGGGGGACGAGGTCACGTTCGGGCGGATGAGCTTCCGGCTGGCCGCCGACGCGGGCCCGCGCCGGCGGGGGTGA
- the msrB gene encoding peptide-methionine (R)-S-oxide reductase MsrB: protein MSYEVDKTESEWRAELTPQEYAVLREAGTERAFAGEYTDTKTTGVYSCRACGAELFRSDTKFESHCGWPSFYDPADTDAVELIEDRTMGMLRTEVRCARCGSHLGHVFEGEGYATPTDQRYCINSISLRLSPDEA from the coding sequence GTGTCGTACGAGGTCGACAAGACCGAGAGCGAATGGCGTGCCGAGCTGACCCCGCAGGAGTACGCCGTCCTGCGCGAGGCCGGAACCGAGCGCGCCTTCGCCGGCGAATACACCGACACCAAGACCACCGGCGTCTACTCCTGCCGCGCCTGCGGCGCCGAGCTCTTCCGCTCCGACACCAAGTTCGAGTCCCACTGCGGATGGCCCAGCTTCTACGATCCGGCCGACACCGACGCCGTCGAACTGATCGAGGACCGCACCATGGGCATGCTCCGCACCGAGGTCCGCTGCGCCCGCTGCGGCTCCCACCTCGGCCACGTCTTCGAGGGCGAGGGCTACGCCACACCCACCGACCAGCGCTACTGCATCAACAGCATCTCGCTCCGGCTCTCCCCCGACGAGGCCTGA
- the murC gene encoding UDP-N-acetylmuramate--L-alanine ligase: MAPSIPPALNRPHFIGIGGAGMSGIAKILAQRGAHVAGSDAKDSETAAALRALGVTVHIGHAAAHLAADASGVVVSSAIRADNPELAAAHERGIPVVHRSDALAALMAGFRPIAVAGTHGKTTTTSMLAVSLGALGLDPSYAIGGDLDAPGSNAHHGTGAIFVAEADESDRSFQKYDPEVAIVLNVELDHHANYASMDQIYESFEIFTGKIRPGGTLVVGEHSGARELAARVAARDGLNIVRVGADDEADVRILDITPRGMTSEVTVLLDDAELTFTVSVPGRHYAHNAVAALAAGTALGVDPADLAKALGSYTGVKRRLQLKGTANGVQVIDSYAHHPTEMSADLEALREAVAPGSRILVVFQPHLFSRTQELGLEMGQALTLADASVVLDIYPAREDPVPGVTSALIIDAATAKGADVTAEHDKKAVPGVVAGMAKPGDLVLTMGAGDVTDLGPEILAHLEN; this comes from the coding sequence ATGGCACCGAGCATTCCCCCCGCCCTCAACCGACCGCACTTCATCGGCATCGGCGGAGCCGGAATGTCGGGCATCGCGAAGATCCTGGCCCAGCGGGGCGCGCACGTGGCCGGAAGCGACGCCAAGGACTCCGAGACGGCCGCCGCGCTGCGCGCGCTGGGCGTGACCGTGCACATCGGGCACGCCGCCGCGCACCTCGCGGCGGACGCGTCCGGCGTCGTCGTGTCCAGCGCCATTCGCGCGGACAACCCGGAGCTGGCCGCCGCGCACGAGCGCGGCATCCCGGTGGTGCACCGCTCGGACGCGCTGGCGGCGCTGATGGCGGGCTTCCGGCCGATCGCGGTGGCCGGGACGCACGGGAAGACGACCACGACCTCGATGCTGGCCGTCAGCCTGGGCGCGCTGGGCCTCGACCCGTCCTACGCCATCGGCGGGGACCTGGACGCGCCGGGTTCGAACGCCCACCACGGCACGGGCGCGATCTTCGTCGCTGAGGCCGACGAAAGCGACCGTAGCTTCCAGAAGTACGACCCCGAAGTGGCGATCGTCCTCAACGTGGAGCTCGACCACCACGCCAACTACGCCTCGATGGACCAGATCTACGAGTCCTTCGAGATCTTCACCGGCAAGATCCGCCCCGGCGGCACCCTCGTCGTCGGCGAGCACTCCGGCGCCCGCGAGCTGGCCGCCCGGGTGGCCGCCCGCGACGGGCTGAACATCGTCCGGGTCGGCGCGGACGACGAGGCGGACGTACGCATCCTGGACATCACCCCGCGCGGCATGACCAGCGAGGTCACCGTCCTCCTCGACGACGCCGAGCTCACCTTCACCGTCTCCGTCCCCGGCCGGCACTACGCCCACAACGCCGTCGCCGCCCTCGCCGCCGGGACCGCCCTCGGCGTCGACCCCGCCGATCTGGCGAAGGCCCTCGGCTCGTACACCGGCGTCAAGCGCCGCCTCCAGCTCAAGGGCACCGCGAACGGCGTCCAGGTCATCGACTCCTACGCCCACCACCCCACCGAGATGAGCGCCGACCTCGAAGCCCTGCGCGAGGCCGTCGCCCCCGGCAGCCGCATCCTGGTCGTCTTCCAGCCCCATCTGTTCAGCCGCACCCAGGAACTCGGCCTCGAAATGGGCCAGGCCCTCACCCTCGCCGACGCCTCCGTGGTCCTGGACATCTACCCCGCCCGCGAGGACCCGGTCCCCGGCGTCACCAGCGCGCTGATCATCGACGCCGCGACCGCGAAGGGCGCCGACGTCACCGCCGAGCACGACAAAAAAGCCGTCCCCGGCGTCGTCGCAGGAATGGCCAAGCCCGGTGACCTTGTTCTCACCATGGGCGCCGGAGACGTGACCGACCTCGGTCCGGAGATCCTCGCCCACCTGGAGAACTGA
- a CDS encoding nuclear transport factor 2 family protein, with protein MPADDITITDFAALDPFFRIIRQGLTGLVDGDIFFDLLAENVLFEYVISVPGYPPRVHGRHAVADLYRGYGDIMVLHTADELAVHRDPETSVAVLEYAVHGRAVRTGRPYDNHFVSVITVQDRKVTHWRDYLDPVAVFRATGWPTEDH; from the coding sequence ATGCCCGCCGACGACATCACCATCACCGACTTCGCCGCCCTCGACCCGTTCTTCCGCATCATCCGCCAGGGCCTCACCGGCCTCGTCGACGGCGACATATTCTTCGACCTCCTCGCCGAGAACGTCCTCTTCGAGTACGTCATCTCCGTGCCCGGCTACCCGCCCCGCGTCCACGGACGCCACGCCGTCGCCGACCTCTACCGCGGCTACGGCGACATCATGGTCCTCCACACCGCCGACGAACTCGCCGTCCACCGCGACCCCGAGACCTCCGTGGCCGTCCTCGAATACGCCGTGCACGGCCGCGCGGTCCGCACCGGGCGGCCCTACGACAACCACTTCGTCTCCGTGATCACCGTCCAGGACCGCAAAGTCACCCACTGGCGCGACTACCTCGACCCCGTCGCCGTCTTCCGCGCCACCGGATGGCCGACGGAGGATCACTAG
- the treZ gene encoding malto-oligosyltrehalose trehalohydrolase, with protein sequence MLFEVWAPGAADVEVRVDGRAHDMQRDPGRDGWWVAEAPAAEGSRYAFVLDGSDRPLPDPRSRRQPDGPDGASAVVDHDAFAWSGPWPGRPLPGAVLYELHVGTFTVEGTFDAAVERLPYLAGLGITHIELMPLCPFPGTHGWGYEGVSLWAVHEPYGGPEGLKRFVDAAHALGLGVVLDVVHNHLGPSGNYLPAFGPYFTDRHHTPWGDAVNLDAPGSDEVRAYLIGSALAWLRDYRLDGLRLDAVHALVDTRALHFLEELSTEVDALSAALGRPLFLIAESDLNDPRSTAPREAGGLGLHAQWNDDFHHALHATVTGESHGYYEDFARAGTGGLAKVLREVFFHNGTYSGFRHRVHGRPVDRTGTPAHRFLAYTQTHDQIGNRATGDRLAATAAPGLLAAAAALVLTSPYTPMLFMGEEWGALTPWQFFTDHADPELAAAITRGRRREFAAHGWAAEDIPDPQDPATRRRSCLDWSEPDTHAHAALLDWYRRLIALRHAEPDLTDPDLEAVRVIPGEGTLCVGRGRLRVAVNFSAEDAEVDLGLPGPAEFVAAWTPCEPPDAYGMLQLPGHSAAVLRLG encoded by the coding sequence ATGCTCTTCGAAGTGTGGGCGCCGGGCGCCGCTGACGTGGAGGTTCGGGTCGACGGTCGCGCGCACGACATGCAGCGCGACCCGGGACGAGACGGCTGGTGGGTCGCCGAGGCGCCCGCCGCCGAGGGCTCCCGGTACGCGTTCGTGCTGGACGGAAGCGATCGCCCGCTGCCCGATCCGCGCTCACGGCGGCAGCCGGACGGGCCGGACGGAGCCAGCGCGGTCGTCGACCACGACGCCTTCGCGTGGAGCGGGCCGTGGCCGGGGCGGCCGTTGCCGGGGGCGGTGCTGTACGAGCTGCACGTCGGCACGTTCACCGTCGAGGGCACCTTCGACGCGGCGGTTGAACGGCTGCCGTATCTGGCCGGGTTGGGGATCACGCACATCGAGCTGATGCCGTTGTGCCCGTTCCCCGGGACGCACGGCTGGGGGTACGAGGGGGTGTCGCTGTGGGCGGTGCACGAGCCGTACGGCGGGCCGGAGGGCCTGAAGCGCTTCGTGGACGCCGCCCACGCGCTGGGCCTGGGGGTGGTGCTGGATGTCGTGCACAACCACCTCGGGCCCTCCGGCAACTACCTGCCCGCCTTCGGGCCGTACTTCACCGACCGGCACCACACGCCCTGGGGGGACGCGGTCAATCTGGACGCGCCGGGCTCGGACGAGGTGCGGGCGTATCTGATCGGCAGCGCGCTGGCCTGGCTGCGCGACTACCGGCTCGACGGGCTGCGGCTGGACGCGGTGCACGCCCTGGTCGACACGCGCGCGCTGCACTTCCTTGAGGAGCTGTCGACGGAAGTCGACGCCCTGTCCGCCGCGCTCGGGCGGCCGCTGTTCCTGATCGCGGAGTCGGATCTGAACGACCCGCGCAGCACGGCCCCGCGCGAGGCGGGCGGCCTCGGGCTGCACGCGCAGTGGAACGACGACTTCCACCACGCCCTGCACGCCACCGTCACGGGTGAATCCCACGGCTACTACGAGGACTTCGCGCGGGCGGGCACCGGCGGCCTGGCCAAGGTGCTGCGGGAGGTGTTCTTCCACAACGGCACCTACTCCGGCTTCCGGCACCGCGTCCACGGCCGCCCGGTGGACCGTACGGGCACCCCGGCCCACCGTTTCCTCGCGTACACCCAGACCCACGACCAGATCGGCAACCGCGCCACCGGCGACCGCCTCGCGGCCACGGCGGCGCCCGGGCTGCTGGCCGCCGCGGCCGCCCTGGTGCTGACCTCGCCGTACACGCCGATGCTCTTCATGGGCGAGGAGTGGGGCGCGCTCACCCCCTGGCAGTTCTTCACCGACCACGCCGACCCCGAGCTGGCGGCCGCCATCACCCGTGGCCGCCGCCGCGAGTTCGCCGCCCACGGCTGGGCCGCCGAGGACATCCCCGACCCCCAGGACCCCGCCACCCGCCGCCGCTCCTGCCTCGACTGGTCCGAACCCGATACGCATGCGCATGCGGCGTTGCTCGACTGGTACCGCCGCCTCATCGCCCTGCGGCACGCCGAGCCCGACCTCACCGACCCCGATCTGGAGGCGGTACGCGTGATCCCCGGCGAGGGCACCCTGTGCGTCGGGCGGGGGCGCCTCCGCGTCGCCGTGAACTTCTCCGCCGAGGACGCCGAAGTGGACCTCGGGCTGCCCGGCCCGGCCGAGTTCGTCGCCGCCTGGACGCCCTGCGAGCCCCCGGACGCGTACGGGATGCTGCAGCTGCCGGGGCACTCGGCGGCCGTACTGCGCCTAGGCTGA
- a CDS encoding indole-3-glycerol phosphate synthase, translating to MFTTVLMIEKPLVPADVELVTTLHGDEPVSFVVLMQPRGDQDRLLRAIDDVALGELDKAVREGRQPEGEGALLPAERALSHSLTALREAGSEAIGEVVESHPIELLKSVVEQTHADEVIVLTAPHLVEEFFHRDWTSRARHKVGVPVLKLFAHNVDD from the coding sequence GTGTTCACGACCGTACTCATGATCGAGAAGCCGCTGGTCCCGGCCGACGTGGAACTCGTCACCACGCTCCACGGCGACGAGCCCGTCTCCTTCGTCGTACTCATGCAGCCCCGAGGCGACCAGGACCGCCTGCTCAGGGCGATCGACGACGTGGCCCTCGGCGAGCTCGACAAGGCCGTGCGCGAGGGCAGACAGCCCGAGGGCGAGGGCGCACTCCTCCCCGCCGAGCGCGCCCTCAGCCACTCGCTGACGGCGCTTCGCGAAGCGGGCAGCGAGGCGATCGGCGAGGTCGTCGAGAGCCACCCCATCGAGCTGCTCAAGTCGGTCGTCGAGCAGACCCACGCCGACGAGGTCATCGTCCTGACCGCCCCCCACCTCGTCGAGGAGTTCTTCCACCGCGACTGGACGTCCCGCGCCCGCCACAAGGTCGGCGTCCCCGTGCTCAAGCTCTTCGCCCACAACGTGGACGACTGA